In the Setaria italica strain Yugu1 chromosome VI, Setaria_italica_v2.0, whole genome shotgun sequence genome, one interval contains:
- the LOC101778999 gene encoding LOW QUALITY PROTEIN: pentatricopeptide repeat-containing protein At3g47530 (The sequence of the model RefSeq protein was modified relative to this genomic sequence to represent the inferred CDS: inserted 2 bases in 2 codons) codes for MVSADRCYANDGDGXSARSGFSMKCPVCDMVAWNVLITCYARNRRIKYAPKLFEEMRGRESEVEPDGVACILLLQACTSLGALDFGEKVWAYAEEHGYGSELKVRNSLIAMYSRCGCVEKAYRVFCETPQKSVVSWSAMISGLAANGFGKDAISAFEEMIRSGVAPDEQTFTGVLSACSHSGLVDEGFRFFDMMRCDYRLKPNVCHYGCIVDLMGRAGLLDEAYELVTKEMRVAPDATIWRTLLGACRIHGHVDLGERVITHLIELKAQQAGDYVLLLNTYAAVGDWNKVAEVRKLMREKGIQTTPGCTTVEHNGEVHEFIAGDDAHPRKVEIYKKLNEINKHLKIAGYVPNVSSELHDLDSEGKESALTYHSEKLAIAFALLVTPQHRPIXLAKNLRVCVDCHNFTKLFSGIYNRLVIVRDRTRFHHCEGGKCSCNDYW; via the exons ATGCTACGCGAACGACGGCGACG TGTCCGCGCGCTCAGGCTTTTCGATGAAATGCCCGGTGTGCGACATGGTAGCGTGGAACGTTCTGATCACTTGTTACGCGAGGAACCGGCGGATCAAGTACGCACCGAAGTTGTTCGAGGAGATGAGGGGGAGGgagagcgaggtggagcctGACGGCGTCGCCTGCATCCTGCTCCTCCAGGCGTGCACGAGCCTGGGCGCGCTCGACTTCGGGGAGAAGGTGTGGGCGTACGCGGAGGAGCATGGCTACGGGAGCGAGCTGAAGGTGCGCAACTCGCTGATCGCGATGTACTCGAGGTGCGGGTGCGTGGAGAAGGCGTACCGGGTGTTCTGCGAGACTCCTCAGAAGAGTGTGGTCTCGTGGAGTGCGATGATCTCGGGTTTGGCAGCGAATGGATTTGGGAAGGATGCCATCTCGGCGTTTGAGGAGATGATTAGGTCAGGTGTTGCTCCTGATGAACAGACTTTTACCGGCGTGCTTTCTGCATGCAGTCATAGTGGGCTGGTTGATGAAGGTTTCAGGTTTTTTGATATGATGCGCTGTGACTACCGATTGAAGCCAAATGTTTGCCATTACGGGTGCATTGTTGACCTAATGGGCCGTGCTGGCTTGCTTGATGAGGCGTATGAGCTTGTGACAAAAGAGATGAGGGTTGCTCCAGATGCGACAATTTGGCGAACTCTTCTTGGTGCCTGCCGAATTCATGGTCATGTTGATCTTGGGGAGCGTGTGATCACTCATCTGATTGAACTGAAGGCACAGCAAGCTGGGGACTATGTTCTATTGTTGAACACATATGCAGCCGTTGGGGATTGGAATAAGGTTGCAGAAGTCAGGAAGTTGATGCGGGAAAAAGGAATACAAACTACACCTGGCTGCACGACTGTAGAGCATAATGGTGAGGTTCATGAGTTTATTGCTGGTGATGATGcacatccaagaaaggtggagATTTATAAAAAGCTGAATGAGATAAACAAGCATTTAAAGATCGCCGGTTATGTTCCAAATGTGTCATCAGAGTTGCATGATTTGGATTCAGAGGGGAAGGAAAGTGCCCTAACCTATCACAGTGAAAAGCTGGCGATTGCTTTTGCTCTCCTTGTGACGCCGCAGCACAGACCAA AGCTTGCAAAGAATCTTCGTGTCTGTGTAGACTGCCACAATTTCACAAAGTTGTTTTCTGGTATTTATAACCGTTTAGTTATTGTCAGGGACAGAACACGATTCCATCATTGTGAGGGAGGAAAATGTTCATGCAATGATTATTGGTAG
- the LOC101771269 gene encoding malate dehydrogenase, chloroplastic isoform X1: MFDSARWLPPRWHVLRRTCSISPICVQFRIEMSGMASTVAFSSVSAQAGLIQKPRNHGVTSHYGLKASSSSVSFGFESSFLGRNASLRASVAPRIVPKATSGSQISPQASYKVAVLGAAGGIGQPLGLLIKMSPLVSELHLYDIANVKGVAADLSHCNSPAQVLDFTGPSELANCLKGVDVVVIPAGVPRKPGMTRDDLFNINASIVKSLVEAVADNCPDAFIHIISNPVNSTVPIAAEVLKQKGVYNPKKLFGVTTLDVVRANTFVAQKKNLKLIDVDVPVVGGHAGITILPLLSKTRPSVTFTEEETEELTKRIQNAGTEVVEAKAGAGSATLSMAYAAARFVESSLRALAGDPDVYECTFIQSELTDLPFFASRVKLGKNGVESVSADLEGVTEYEAKALEALKAELKGSIEKGIAFANKQQEAAASV, encoded by the exons ATGTTCGACTCGGCCAGATGGCTGCCGCCGCGATGGCATGTTCTGAGGAGAACCTGCTCGATTTCGCCCATCTGTGTCCAATTCCGGATAGAGATG TCAGGCATGGCGTCAACTGTTGCCTTCAGCTCAGTTAGCGCTCAGGCTGGGCTGATCCAAAAGCCAAGGAACCATGGTGTCACAAGCCACTATGGTTTAaaggcatcatcatcatctgttAGCTTTGGATTTGAGTCATCATTCCTGGGCAGGAATGCATCCCTCCGTGCCTCTGTCGCTCCAAGGATTGTGCCGAAGGCGACGTCTGGGTCTCAGATATCTCCCCAGGCATCTTACAAAGTGGCTGTACTTGGTGCTGCCGGTGGGATTGGACAACCCCTAGGCCTTTTGATCAAGATGTCTCCTCTCGTGTCAGAGCTGCATCTATACGATATTGCAAATGTCAAGGGTGTTGCTGCGGATCTGAGTCATTGCAATTCACCTGCTCAGGTTCTGGACTTCACTGGCCCCTCGGAATTGGCAAACTGCTTGAAAGGGGTGGATGTTGTTGTCATCCCTGCCGGAGTCCCAAGGAAGCCGGGCATGACTCGTGATGACCTCTTTAACATCAATGCAAGCATTGTCAAGTCGCTTGTTGAGGCTGTTGCGGACAATTGCCCAGACGCGTTCATCCATATCATTAGCAACCCAGTGAACTCCACAGTGCCAATTGCTGCTGAGGTTCTGAAGCAGAAGGGTGTCTACAACCCCAAGAAGCTTTTTGGAGTTACCACCCTGGATGTTGTCAGGGCCAACACATTTGTGGCACAGAAGAAGAACCTGAAGCTCATTGATGTTGACGTCCCAGTTGTCGGCGGTCATGCTGGGATTACAATATTGCCGTTATTGTCCAAGACCAGGCCATCTGTTACCTTCACAGAAGAGGAAACTGAGGAGCTGACAAAGAGGATACAGAATGCCGGGacagaggtggtggaggccaAGGCTGGTGCAGGGTCTGCTACCCTGTCCATGGCCTACGCTGCTGCCCGTTTTGTCGAGTCATCTCTCCGTGCACTGGCTGGTGATCCAGATGTCTATGAGTGCACATTTATACAGTCTGAGCTTACTGATCTGCCATTCTTTGCATCAAGAGTCAAGCTCGGGAAGAATGGTGTCGAATCTGTTTCTGCTGACCTTGAGGGAGTGACTGAGTACGAGGCCAAGGCGCTTGAGGCACTGAAGGCTGAGTTGAAGGGAAGCATTGAGAAGGGCATCGCGTTCGCAAACAAACAGCAGGAAGCTGCCGCGTCTGTTTGA
- the LOC101772473 gene encoding ribonuclease 1, protein MASARLSLAAAILLMVLAAVAPGRAAPPDYDFFYLVLQWPGSYCDTRQSCCYPKSGKPAADFGIHGLWPNRDDGSYPQNCNPDSEFDPSKVSDLLSSLRAKWPTLACPTNDGLRFWGHEWEKHGTCASNVFDEHGYFQAALRLRDRLGVLRALAAGGVRPDGGYYTLDQIKGAIRDGTGFEPYVECNRDESGNSQLYQLYFCVNAAGDSLVECPILPRGRPCGSRIEFPAF, encoded by the exons ATGGCGTCGGCGCGCCTGtccctggcggcggcgatccTGCTGATGGTCCTGGCCGCCGTCGCTCCcgggcgcgcggcgccgccggactACGACTTCTTCTACCTCGTGCTGCAGTGGCCCGGGTCCTACTGCGACACCAGGCAGAGCTGCTGCTACCCCAAGTCCGGCAAGCCGGCGGCCGACTTCGGCATCCACGGCCTCTGGCCCAACCGCGACGACGGCTCCTACCCGCAGAACTGCAACCCCGACTCCGAGTTCGACCCATCCAAG gtgaGCGACCTGCTGAGCAGCCTGCGCGCCAAGTGGCCGACGCTGGCGTGCCCGACCAACGACGGGCTCCGCTTCTGGGGCCACGAGTGGGAGAAGCACGGCACCTGCGCCTCCAACGTCTTCGACGAGCACGGCTACTTCCAGGCggcgctccgcctccgcgaCCGGCTCGGCGTGCTCcgggcgctcgccgccggcggcgtcagGCCCGACGGCGGCTACTACACGCTGGACCAGATCAAGGGCGCCATCCGGGACGGCACCGGGTTCGAGCCCTACGTGGAGTGCAACCGCGACGAGTCCGGCAACAGCCAGCTCTACCAGCTCTACTTCTGCGTCAACGCCGCCGGCGACAGCCTCGTCGAGTGCCCCATCCTCCCCCGCGGCAGGCCCTGCGGCAGCAGGATCGAGTTCCCGGCCTTCTGA
- the LOC101771269 gene encoding malate dehydrogenase, chloroplastic isoform X2: MASTVAFSSVSAQAGLIQKPRNHGVTSHYGLKASSSSVSFGFESSFLGRNASLRASVAPRIVPKATSGSQISPQASYKVAVLGAAGGIGQPLGLLIKMSPLVSELHLYDIANVKGVAADLSHCNSPAQVLDFTGPSELANCLKGVDVVVIPAGVPRKPGMTRDDLFNINASIVKSLVEAVADNCPDAFIHIISNPVNSTVPIAAEVLKQKGVYNPKKLFGVTTLDVVRANTFVAQKKNLKLIDVDVPVVGGHAGITILPLLSKTRPSVTFTEEETEELTKRIQNAGTEVVEAKAGAGSATLSMAYAAARFVESSLRALAGDPDVYECTFIQSELTDLPFFASRVKLGKNGVESVSADLEGVTEYEAKALEALKAELKGSIEKGIAFANKQQEAAASV, translated from the coding sequence ATGGCGTCAACTGTTGCCTTCAGCTCAGTTAGCGCTCAGGCTGGGCTGATCCAAAAGCCAAGGAACCATGGTGTCACAAGCCACTATGGTTTAaaggcatcatcatcatctgttAGCTTTGGATTTGAGTCATCATTCCTGGGCAGGAATGCATCCCTCCGTGCCTCTGTCGCTCCAAGGATTGTGCCGAAGGCGACGTCTGGGTCTCAGATATCTCCCCAGGCATCTTACAAAGTGGCTGTACTTGGTGCTGCCGGTGGGATTGGACAACCCCTAGGCCTTTTGATCAAGATGTCTCCTCTCGTGTCAGAGCTGCATCTATACGATATTGCAAATGTCAAGGGTGTTGCTGCGGATCTGAGTCATTGCAATTCACCTGCTCAGGTTCTGGACTTCACTGGCCCCTCGGAATTGGCAAACTGCTTGAAAGGGGTGGATGTTGTTGTCATCCCTGCCGGAGTCCCAAGGAAGCCGGGCATGACTCGTGATGACCTCTTTAACATCAATGCAAGCATTGTCAAGTCGCTTGTTGAGGCTGTTGCGGACAATTGCCCAGACGCGTTCATCCATATCATTAGCAACCCAGTGAACTCCACAGTGCCAATTGCTGCTGAGGTTCTGAAGCAGAAGGGTGTCTACAACCCCAAGAAGCTTTTTGGAGTTACCACCCTGGATGTTGTCAGGGCCAACACATTTGTGGCACAGAAGAAGAACCTGAAGCTCATTGATGTTGACGTCCCAGTTGTCGGCGGTCATGCTGGGATTACAATATTGCCGTTATTGTCCAAGACCAGGCCATCTGTTACCTTCACAGAAGAGGAAACTGAGGAGCTGACAAAGAGGATACAGAATGCCGGGacagaggtggtggaggccaAGGCTGGTGCAGGGTCTGCTACCCTGTCCATGGCCTACGCTGCTGCCCGTTTTGTCGAGTCATCTCTCCGTGCACTGGCTGGTGATCCAGATGTCTATGAGTGCACATTTATACAGTCTGAGCTTACTGATCTGCCATTCTTTGCATCAAGAGTCAAGCTCGGGAAGAATGGTGTCGAATCTGTTTCTGCTGACCTTGAGGGAGTGACTGAGTACGAGGCCAAGGCGCTTGAGGCACTGAAGGCTGAGTTGAAGGGAAGCATTGAGAAGGGCATCGCGTTCGCAAACAAACAGCAGGAAGCTGCCGCGTCTGTTTGA